The following are from one region of the Puniceicoccaceae bacterium genome:
- a CDS encoding ABC transporter permease → MKLFITLLWKDLRRVLRNPVPILILLGIPVAITSMIGLVFGGSGSGQDAIAPIRLGIVDEDDSLFSQFLRGAAGQDEFAERIQITFLENEASGVRLIQDGKLSAVLRIPEGFTDAFVRGENGIKLYLIKNPSEWIYPTLAQEGADVLVSMLNALVRNFQKDLQELHGLIDSEREFDFFRDVLAVSTLIERARNRLDAAEVYLNPPLVSYERESSEADVLEEGDELEAEAAGEFNAFAYILIGTTAMFLLMIADNCMRDLYREYRNRTFDRYRTFRDGLWILLAEKSVYTVVVLLLASLILLGGGSLIFGFSWSHLGPTLLLILCYSLFAAGFMGFIAALAGKERRADMFNTMIVIFLAAVGGSMWPAESLPPFLGKYITPLSPTYWFGETLRTLQMQPDEANWIFHTALLGLLAIGMISAASWVFRFRLEKGIKE, encoded by the coding sequence ATGAAATTGTTCATCACCCTCTTGTGGAAGGATTTGCGGCGCGTGCTGCGCAATCCGGTGCCGATTCTGATCCTTCTGGGCATCCCCGTAGCGATCACGTCGATGATCGGATTGGTTTTTGGCGGTTCGGGGTCAGGTCAGGATGCCATCGCACCGATTCGTCTGGGAATTGTGGATGAGGATGACTCTCTGTTTTCGCAGTTTCTGCGCGGAGCCGCAGGGCAGGATGAGTTTGCCGAGCGCATCCAGATCACTTTTCTTGAGAATGAAGCCAGCGGTGTCCGGCTCATTCAGGATGGCAAGCTCAGTGCAGTGCTGCGCATCCCGGAGGGCTTTACGGATGCATTTGTGCGTGGGGAAAATGGGATCAAGCTCTACCTCATCAAAAACCCCTCAGAGTGGATCTATCCCACACTCGCTCAGGAGGGAGCGGATGTGCTGGTCAGTATGCTCAACGCCCTGGTTCGAAACTTTCAAAAGGATTTGCAGGAGTTGCACGGGTTGATCGATTCGGAGCGCGAGTTTGATTTTTTCCGTGATGTACTCGCGGTGAGCACGTTGATCGAGCGGGCGCGGAATCGTCTCGACGCAGCGGAGGTCTATCTCAATCCACCGCTGGTTTCTTACGAGCGAGAGTCCAGTGAGGCCGATGTCCTTGAGGAAGGAGACGAATTGGAAGCCGAAGCGGCAGGGGAGTTTAATGCGTTCGCCTACATTCTCATCGGCACAACGGCCATGTTTCTGCTCATGATCGCAGACAACTGCATGCGCGATCTCTATCGGGAATACCGCAATCGCACCTTTGACCGCTACCGGACTTTTCGGGATGGCTTGTGGATTCTGCTTGCGGAAAAGTCGGTGTATACCGTGGTTGTCTTGCTGTTGGCTTCGCTCATCCTGCTTGGCGGCGGTAGTCTGATCTTTGGATTTTCCTGGAGCCACTTGGGGCCGACTCTGCTCCTGATTCTGTGCTACAGTCTGTTTGCTGCAGGATTCATGGGGTTCATCGCGGCACTGGCGGGCAAGGAGCGCCGGGCTGACATGTTCAACACCATGATTGTGATTTTTCTGGCAGCGGTCGGGGGTTCCATGTGGCCCGCTGAAAGTTTGCCACCCTTTCTAGGGAAATACATAACGCCATTGTCGCCCACCTACTGGTTTGGTGAAACCCTGCGCACCCTGCAAATGCAACCGGATGAGGCCAACTGGATCTTCCATACCGCGCTGTTGGGATTGTTGGCCATCGGAATGATCTCAGCCGCATCGTGGGTCTTTCGCTTTCGACTGGAGAAAGGAATCAAGGAATGA